Within Citrus sinensis cultivar Valencia sweet orange chromosome 1, DVS_A1.0, whole genome shotgun sequence, the genomic segment GAGTTTATAGAAAAAGAACAActtattaaaaagaagatataTTATACCAATTGGTTGGAGCTTGCCTTATGCAATTAAAGAATGACCACAAGCAATTACCTGGAAGGAATTAAAGATCGTGACAAttggtttcaaagttttcctGGTGGTCAACCTTGCCTTTGCTTGGAGTGGGGAGCAAGtttatatgtttgttttttattttttattttttaaatttcttctgTAGTCTCTCTTTCCATTGGTTTGATTAGGAGCAAGAAGTCCGTCTATAAATACTATAATAGTGATTCTCATAGTCATTGACAGTTCAATTTGATTTCCATAATATCGAAGCTATACGGTGATATCCATATTCATTTTGTCTACATTCTACACATCTCTATCTGTCAGCTCCAATTCCAAAGAGAGAGATGGTTTCTCTCAAGCTCCAAAAACGGCTCGCAGCGAGCATGCTCAAGTGCGGCAGAGGGATGGTCTGGCTCGATCCAAATGAAGTTAACGAAATCTCCATGGCCAACTCACGCCAGAACATCAGGAAGCTGGTCAAGGGTGGTTTTATCATCAGAAAACCAACCAAGATTCACTCCCGTTCACGAGCTCTACGGATGAAGGAAGCTAAGAGGAAGGGTCGCCACTCTGGATATGGTAAGCGCAGAGGTACGAGAGAAGCAAGGCTGCCGACAAAAATCCCGTGGATGAGAAGGATGCGTGTTCTCAGGCGCTTGCTCCGCAGGTACCGGGAAGCAAAGAAGATTGACAGACACATGTATCATGACATGTACATGAAGGTGAAGGGTAATGTATTTAAGAATAAGCGAGTTTTGATGGAGAGTATCCACAAGTCCAGGGCTGAGAAGGCTAGGGAGAAAATTCTGTCTGACCAGCTTGAGGCTAAACGGGCAAAGAACAAGGCAAGCAGGTAGAGGAAAATTGCTAGGAGTGAGGAACGTTTAGCCAAGGGGCCTGGAGGAGCACCAACAACCGCACCACCTGCTGCTGCATCTCGGTCAACTGAGGTacccaaaaaatttaaaagcagAACGCCAGACAAAGCAGTGAAGGCTTAATTTTGACCCTACATAGCCTGCGTCCTCAGTTACTGTGGCAAGTGGCAAGAGCAGTTTAATTAAACCAAATGttctttttggtttcttttggACCTTGTTgcttaaatattgaaaatgaaagcagATTTCTTCATATTTGGCTTACTTccatgtattttatttttttattttttattttttatttttttgggttgttgACTGGTTTTTATATACGTGGGTTTTGgccataaaacaaaaaagcttatTGCAAATGGtacaaaagaataatgaaacaaaaagattaaaacaaaaaagcttatTAAAAATGGTACAAAAggataagaaacaaaaaagatcACAAATTCACAATCACACGGTATAATATTGTTCATGTACCTTGATCTGATTGGATATATAAGTCGAGGACAGGGCTAAGCCACTGATCGGTGCTGATTGCTAGTCGGCTATGCTTTAGGATCAAAGTATTGAAGCCAAGCCATTACCACAAAGCGTGagaagagttttttttttctttacctttcttcttctttggcTCTTACTGTTCTTATAGAGCTATTAGATATGGAGAGACTGGAAGCTCTTGTTGATATTGATAATATGGATTTAGAAGGGCATTGAAAGAGGCCGGAATTCTGAACAGAAAGACAATTGATGCTACAGCGTTTATCTTGTATTGCTCAGATTTTTGTTGTAACAATAttcatttgattatttatttatttatttaacttatttattcatttattttttggtgatAAAAATGTTTTGAACTTTGCTTCTCTTCATTAGTGTTCAATAAATTGTGAATCTCGATATTAATTGAATGAAAGTTTGATCAAATTAATGAGTGCCATGATTTCATTAAGTACAAAAGAGATGATTCATAGTGACATGCAATAACCTGATCCTTTTCCAAATGAGCTGAAAGATCTTGACACTAAAATCAAATATGTTCATCCTCATTAATGCAAGTAATAGGAAAAGTACAAATTTGCAAGCAATCAGTTTCTGGGATCAGTAGACAGAAGGCTAAAGATGACACGGTCTCTAGTCGTTCCCTTCAAAATGCGATACTTCCTAAGAACAGCTTCCCTTGTGAATCCAGCCTTCTCCAGTACCCTCTGTGAGCCTACATTATCAACAACTGCCAGAGCCTCAAGTCTCTCCAAATGTGGCCATTCATCAAATATAGTATTAGCTACCATCTTCACAGCTTTTGTAGCAATCCCCTTGCCCCAGTAGTCAGCAGCCAAAACATAGCCAAGCTCTCCTCTACACTTGTCATTCCCCGAATTCGCAGTCACTGAAATAGAACCAACTGGCCTATTGTTAACGCAAATTGCCCTGTACCAGGGGTGACGAGAAACTGTGTTTTTGATGTAGTTGATGCCATCTTCTTTGCTTGTGTAAGAATCAAACGAGCAAAAACGAGTCACCTTATCATCACTAGCCCACACCATGAAATCATCAATGTCCGAAAGGTCTAGCAGCCTAAGAGATATAACCGACGACAGTTCGATGTTGCTTTCATTGCCTCCCTTGCCTTCATTTATAGTTAATTTCTGGAGttctttttccatttgtaCTCTTTATCAAGATTTGATTAGCAATACCAAGTTGTGTTGGCTAACAGGAGGTGATGATTTTACTAACTTAAAAAGAGGTCAACTGATGAGTGCGTGCTTTGCTTTGTATATTATAAGAGAATCGCCGAAAGAAATTTCCAGGCTTTGGTTGCTTGGAGTGGAGAGCAAGTaggtttgttttatttttaatattggcCCCTTGTGcggagaaaaaaattatgcgtGCGGAATTATGGCCGCCGTTGTTGACTATTTCCCCAAGGCAATTAGACAATTAGGAGGGTCCTCTCCATGTTGATGTCGACCGAGAAATTTCAACACTTATCTTTATCTTACTTTTATCTAGTTACAGCTATATGATTTGAGTAGAAGTTATCATTTACTGGTTATTTGTTTGATCATTTAAGGAGTATTATGCTGTAATATTTTACCTTCTCACTTTGTGTCTTCTTTGGTTAAAGACTTAAAGGTCCCAAAATCGCACTGAACCATAACATTGTTTTATGTTTGGACTTTGATCAACAGTGCGGCCAGCAATGTCAAATCCTCGGTAATGAGCCTGGGATGGTGAATAGCTCCAGTTCTCTATATCTAAACGACAGACAGTCCATTTTTTAATACTATGTACTATGCCACGTCCATGTGAACTATTCCCAGTCTCAGATCACTCATTGCAGCCCCGTTTCAATGGACCGTCAAGAATTTCCCTCCGTCCATTCAATCTTTATGATCGATGCAGAGCCCACATTCGTTATGCTGTGGCTGTAGAATACTGGGGCCAAGGGATGGCCACATTGGCATTGAAAATGGCTGTTTCAAAGGTGTTTGATGAAATCCCAGATTTGGTCCGGCTGCATGCTTTGGTAGAATTGGAGAATAAGGCCTCTCAAAGAGTGTTAGAGAAAGCTGGGTTCGTGAAAGAAGGTCTGTTAAGGAAGTACGGGTTCTGTAAAGGTGAAATTAGAGACATGTTTGTTTATAGCTTCCTTTCAACTGATAAGCTTCTATAAGATAATGAAAAGGAGCCTACTCCTTTATGTCTTTTGTGTTCATCTGTACTAAAAACTTATTGAATTTCAGTACAGCTCatctataataatttaataaacattAGAATCGATTTACACACACTCTATTACGGCAGACAATCAAACAAACCAGTGACATACCctcattgaaaattttctttatcaaCAAATATCGTATGAATAACAGATTAGACTCGAGATAATACATCCTCTGGCCTTGGATATTACCTCCATCAATTATGAACGTAAAAGTCAACAATGGATTTCCAATACAGGTTTTGCAGGAGCAAAGCTTCTGCATCTCGGTCAACTGAGGTacccaaaaaatttaaaagcagAACGCCAGACAAAGCAGTGAAGGCTTAATTTTGACCCTACATAGCCTGCGTCCTCAGTTACTGTGGCAAGTGGCAAGAGCAGTTTAATTAAGCCAAATGttctttttggtttcttttggACCTTGTTgcttaaatattgaaaatgcaagcagatttcttcatattttgcTTACTTccatgtattttattttattttattattttttttttgggttgttgACTGGTTTTTATATACGTGGGTTTTGgccataaaacaaaaaagcttatTGCAAATGGtacaaaagaataatgaataaaaaagattaaaacaaaaaagcttatTAAAAATGGTACAAAAGgataatgaaacaaaaaagatcACAATCACACGGTAAAATAATGTTCACGTACCTTGATCTGATTGGATATATAAGTCGAGGACAGGGCTAAGCCACCGACCGATGCTGATTGCAAGTAGGCTATGCTTTAGGATCAAAGTATTGAGGCCAAGGCATGACCACAAAGGGTGAGaagagttttttctttttctttttttctttttttctttttttcctttcttcttctttggcTCTTATTGTTCTTACAGAGCTATTAGATATGGAGAGACTGGAAGCTCTTGTTGATATTGATGATATGGCTTTAGAAGGGCATTGAAAGAGGCCGGGATTCTGAACAGAAAGACGATTGATGCTCCAGCGTATATCTTGTACTGCTCAGATTTTTGTTGTAACAATAttcatttgattatttatttatttattcatttattttttggtgatAAAAACGTTTTGAACTTTGCTTCTCTTCATTAGTGTTCAATAAGATGTGAATCTTGATGTTAATTGCATGAAAGTTTGATCAAATTTATGAGTCCATGATTTCATTAAGTACAAAAGAGATGATTCATCGTGACATGCAAGAACCTTATTCTTTTCTAAATGAACTGAAAAAACTTGACACTAAAATCAAATATGTTCATCCTAATCAATGCAAGTAATAGAGAAAACAAGATTAAAAAGTACAAATTTGCAAGCGATCAGTTTCTGGGATCAGTAGACAGAAGGCTAAAGATGACACAGTCTCTAGTTGTTCCCTTCAAAATGAGATACTTCCTAAGAACAGCTTCCCTTTTGAATCCAGCCTTCTCCAGTACCCTCTGTGAGCCTGCATTATCAACAACTACTAAAGCCTCAAGTCTCTCCAAATGTGGCCATTCATCAAATATAGTATTAGCTACCATCTTCACAGCTTTTGTAGCAATCCCCTTGCCCCAGTAGTCAGCAGCCAAAACATAGCCAAGCTCTCCTCTACACTTGTCATTCCCCGAATTCGCAGTCACTGAAATAGAACCAACTGGCCTATTGTTAACGCAAATTGCCCTGTACCAGGGGTGACGAGAAACTGTGTTTTTGATGTAGTTGATGCCATCTTCTTTGCTTGTGTAAGAATCAAACGAGCAAAAACGAGTCACCTTATCATCACTAGCCCACACCATGAAATCATCAATGTCCGAAAGGTCTAGCAGCCTAAGAGATATAACCGACGACAGTTCGATGTTGCTTTCATTGCCTCCCTTGCCTTCATTTATAGTTAATTTCTGGAGttctttttccatttgtaCTCTTTATCAAGATTTGATTAGCAATACCAAGTTGTGTTGGCTAACAGGAGGTGATGATTTTACTAACTTAAAAAGAGGTCAACTGATGAGTGCGTGCTTtgctttatatattataagagAATAGCTGGAAGAAATTTCCAGGCTTTGGTTGCTTGGAGTGGAGAGCAAGTaggtttgttttatttttaatattggcCCCTTGTGCGGAGATAAAAATTACGCGTGTGGAATTATGGCCGCCGTTGTTGACTACTTCCCCAAGGCAATTAGACAATTCCTAAGAGGAGGGTGCTTTCCGTGTTGACGTCGACCGAGAAAATTTCAACACTTGTCTTTTTATCTTACTTTTATCTAGTTACAGCGTAGAAGTTATCGTTTACTGgttatttgttttatcatttaagGAGTATTATTGTATTATGCTGTAATGTTTTACCTTCTCACTTTCTGTATTCTTTGGTTAAAGACTTAAAGGTCCCGAAATCGCACTGAACCATAACATTGTTTTATGTTTGGAAAATAACCATAACCACTCTGTCCCAAAATCACCAGCTTCAATGGACCCGTCTAGAATTTCCCTCCGTCCATACAATCTTTCGGATGTAGATGACTTCTTATTATGGGCTAGTGACGATAGAGTAACAAGATATCTTAGATGGGACACAATTACTTCCAGGGAAGAGGCATTAGCATATCTTGAAATGGTTGCTATACCACACCCTTGGCGCCGGTCCATTTGCTTGGACGACCGTTCAATTGGCTATATCTCGATCAAACCAGAATCTGGTGATGATCGATGCAGAGCCCACATAGGTTATGCTGTGGCTGCAGGATACTGGGGCCACGGGATGGCCACATTGGCATTAAAAATGGTTGTTTCAAAGGTGTTTGATGAAATCCCAGATTTGGTCCGGCTGCATGCTTTGGTAGAATTGGAGAATAAGGCCTCTCAAAGAGTGTTAGAGAAAGTTGGGTTCGTGAAAGAAGGTCTGTTAAGGAAGTACGGGTTCTGTAAAGGTGAAATTAGAGACATGTTTGTTTATAGCTTCCTTTCAACTGATAAACTTCTATAAGATAATGAAAAGGAGCCTACTCCTTTATGTCTTTTGTGTTCATCTGTACTAAAAACTTATTGAATTTCAGTACAGCTCatctataataatttaataaacattAGAATCGAtttgttgatgcgagattctggttacGCTCTTCCTACGACCAGGATATCTGCTCGATCAACCTCACCTcgatcaggatctctcctcgtatGCTTTCTTCTCCAAGTATTCCTGCGTTCACAGAAACAAGTCAGAgcacgccggttgttttcccggcgtaaACTCTCCGAacctcaagtcagatatgaaggctctgggaacgcttgccacagatcttatggctttttggtagttttctcttcttcagAATTTCCTTAATCTCTGTTATAATCTCAAAattgctaacccttttaccttcatcggctacctttttataggctacTTCTGAGCTCGAGCCTCCCCTCCATTCGCGCTCGTTATCCTCTCACCTCTCGAACGTGGACTCCCCATTTCCGTAGTTGTGGGTGGTTGCGTGGccttcgtgcctagattctcggatTGGAGAGCATGCCTCGCCAACCGTCATTGACCGGGTCTTCTCAAATCAACACTTAGCAGGAATACAGCAGAAATGGCTTTATGCTTCTTACaggaaattggcctcgcggatgacgtgctcgtggaTGAGCAGGATATTCCTGCTCCTGCTCCCCCAGATACCAGGCTCTTACGGGACACatcggttcgcagaactctgccatcagatatctgctcatCATGCCTGGTCTCGTCAACTTATTTCTCCCAAACATCGGTCCCtcagtttctggtgttgggtaatgtagtggaccagcagtagaaactTGATAGTACTTGCTCGCGTGGGattggaaaaggctgccaagaGTCATATCGCATTTAATTACGGacgaggtgatgtggcagaaATCTGCCCCtctatttgaatttcaaaccaaCGGTTACGAGGCCCTTGGGATTTGGTGCCGTTAAATGCTGGCAACCCAAGAGTCCGTCCCCATTAGGAAACCCAAATCCTCTCGAACGGCAAATTCATCATTCACTCCGTCTCCGTCTCTGTTTCTCCGGCAAAGAAGTTCCGACATAAAGGCCTCCATCTCTGTCTTTCACCGACTGAACCATTACTTCATGTATTTCTTCTATCTCCTTGGTCTCGGATAGTTGTAGataatttctcttctcttttgtttGGGTAGTAGTTGGTGGTGGTGTTGTGGTTAGAGCTTAGGGAATGTCGAAAGGCAAAGAGAAGGTCCTTGAGGTTGACGATGATGAGTTGAACTTCCTGCCTAGTCTGCTCACCGATCCTGCTTTTGACCCCGGGATCCCCTTAGAGCCCATTAGATCTAGTGTTGGCACTAGCGCTCGGAAGATGTCCCCCCAAACAACCTCCTCGAGCGGAAATAGCGATGAAGAGGGGTTTTCTGGCTCGAAGAACACCCAGAGTGAGGGTCGAGGAGATGATTCTGATGAGGTGTCCCCATCAGGAGCGTCGCCACCAGAAGGGCGGAGTACAGTAGGAGGTAGAGCCCTATCGCGGGACTACGCTATTGATTATATGACGTGCACGACCACGTTTGACGAGCTCGCTGACCCGGCTTAAGTATAGTATTCCTGGTGAAATACTTCTTAAGGTCCCAGGAAAGAAGGATACCCCTAGCAGGCCTCCTAGGGGATATGTTACCTTATTTTTGGAGAGTTTTAGGCACGGGCTGAAGTGTCCCTTGCAACCCTACTTTGCCCGGATTCTTAACGGGCTAAACCTAGCTCCTGGTCAGCTGAACCCCAACGGGTAGAGAGTgctctctggtctgttcatactgtgggacagatgttgccaAAGCGAGCCCACGGTCGACGAGGTGAAGCACTTGTACCAGCCGAAAAGCATCCCCAAAGACGCTGGCTGGTATTACTTCCAATCGAGTACCAAGACCAGGAAACCCATAACCAATCTTCctactggtggtggtgggaattGGAAGAAGAAGTTCTTTTTCGCAGGGGGTCCCTGGGGTCAAGTTGCACAGGTTGATAGGCAGGACTTCCGCGTCCCACCCCGTTTCGTggtcccaggttgcctgctcgTATTAGATGTCTTGTCTACTTTGTTGTTTACACTTTACTGGTTTATCTCTAATCAAATGTTTGTTTGTGTTGCAGGTTCTTGGGGTGTTCACTTCCCGCTCCAACCTGATCAGCTCAAACGGGTCGAGGCTGTACTAGCTAACTCCTGCCCGAGTCGAGAGCTGATAACTGTTTACAACTTGCTCGAGTCTCGCTTAGTACTCCCTGGCCATAAGATGGAGGACGCTGTGATTGGGGCTCTGAACAGGAAACGTTCTCGACCTCAAACCACGAAGAGGGACCACAACAAGGATGCCCCTTCTGCAAAGCGGGCCAACATCGTGTAGCAAGTCTCTCCCTCGAAGACTTTACCTCCTGCTCCTGCCAAAGTTGGGGAAACTAGTGGAGCAGCCACAGATCCTGCTTCCTCTTCTCCTCCTGTCGGGTCTCGATCTCGCTTACACTTGGTCCCCTATCTCAATGAGTTATCTAAACTCGTGAGCAAGAAGGACCTGGAGGACTTTGACGGCTGCACCTTGGGTGAGCTGGTGGGGGCCATGCAGTATAGCGCTTTCCACCTCAACTACATGACCACCTATTATAAGGCTAAGGTTGGCCGCTACGAccggaagatgaaggaggacaTTCAATCGGCGACGACCAGAGCTGACGTTGCCGAGAAGAAAGTAGGGGAGCTGTATGTTGAGAACCTCAAGCTGATAGGGCAAGAATCtcttgctcaagcaaaagccattacCCTTGAGGAGGAGCTGACCAAGGTCAAGGAGGATCTTCAGAGGCAGAAGGCTATGTATGAGGCTCGGCTCGAATCTCTTCGCGGTTCCCACCGGGCTCAGGTCGAGAACTTAGAGAGGGAGGCCGACAACCAATACAACCAGGGACTTCGACATTCCTATCGTTGCATCATGGCCGTCCTCGGGAAGCAGCACCCTGATATGAAGATAGATgaccttgcagctggtgtTGCTCAACATATGGACGAGGAGGCGGCCAAGGAAGATGCCGAAGAGGTAGAGTCGATCGTGATTGATGAGGAAaactctcctcctcgtgcaGTCCCTACTAACGTTGGCGAGACGAGCACCCCTGCTGACGTTGGCGAGGCGAGCACCCCCCCGGACGCAACTGGTGATACCCCCCCTGCACCTGAGGAGGTCTAGCCAACCAATGCTGCTCGGCTTACTGATCCGCCATCTTCttgatatatttcttgtattgTAATGAACAATGTTTGTGAAGATTATCTcatctattaattattaacaaattaataaaaatattttttgattactttcttgtgttgtaatcatgagttatttttcttttactattcTGCTCGTCTTCGTCTGGTTGAGCAGGTTCTGGCTTGGCATATGGTTTTGCCatatgccttagaaaattgtTTGATGCTTGAGGATTCTGATCGCCTTCGCGCGATCGAGCAGAACCTGGCACGCTTGTCTTCTGGTCTTGCCGTAAcatgctttgagacttggcgagtctttgcatgccttagaaaatattccgatgcttggggattctgctcgctttcgcgtggtcgagcagatcctggcacgcttggcttctgcctcgccataaaacaggctttgagacttggcgagcctttgcataccttagaaaatattccgatgcttggggattctgctcgccttcgcgtggtcgagcagatcctggcacgcttggcttctgtctcgccataaaacaggttttgagacttggcgagcctttacatgccttagaaatttttcgatgcttggggattctgctcgccttcgcgtggtcgagtagatcctggcacgcttggcttctgtctcgccataaaacaggctttgagacttggcgagcctttgcatgcctcagaaAAGTTTCACAGTTTCAAGTGAATGAAATTCCTCGACGTTTCATTAATTGCAGGATTCATCTTACATGAAATTGTTtggacataaaataaataacagcaAATACGAACagaaagaatttgaaaatattaacgACTCTTACTGGAAATATTTCCTGAGAtgtgctgcgttccatgggcgtttcacCTCGTGGCCATCCATGCgaaccagcttgtaagctTCTGGTCCAACTAGCTGCTTGACTCTATATGGCCCCTCCCAATTCGGACCGAGCACTCCTTGAGTTGAGTCTTTGGTGTTCTGATTCACTCTCCTTAACACCCAATCTCCGACCTTGAACTGCCGTATGTTCaccttctggttataataCCGGGCAACCCTCTGCTGGTAAATGGTTGATCGCTCGGCTGCTTGCTCCCTCTTTTCCGTTagcagatcaagattcaaacatatctgctcgtcgttcTCCTGCTTATTGAAATGATCTGTTCAGTGCGTGGTCGTTCCTATCTCAGCTGGCACGACCGTTTCATGTCCGAAAGCCAAGGCGAACGGTGTCTCCCCAGTTGCTGTTTTGTGGGTTGTCCTGTATGCCCATAGAACACCTGACAGCTCATCAACCCATGCACCTTTTTTTGCTTCAAGCCTAGTTTTCAAAAGCCTCTTGATggtcttgttggctgcttctatTTGTCCATTCAATTGAGGGTAagcaggcgagcaatacttcagctctatcccgaggttctggcagaaatccctaaagctgtgattatcgaactgcctgccattatccgttaccaaggcataagggatcccgtatcgacaaaccaggtttctccacacAAAGTCTGTCGTTTTCTTCTTTGTAATCCTGCTAAGGGCTTCGACCTCTATCCACttcgtgaagtaatctataACAACTATTGCATGCGTTGCTGCTCCTCGTTCCTTTGGCAGTGGGCCGATCAAATCAATTCCCTATTGAGCAAATGGCCAAGGGGAGGCCATAgaggtgagcttctctggtggttggttGGAGAAACTTgcaaaactctggcagctTACACAGCTCCTGGTCTTCTCCtgcgcatcctggtgcattgtcggccagaaatatccTTGCCTTAGAACCTTGTGGGCCAAGGACCTCCCACCAGAATGATTCCCGCAAATTCCTTCGTGTACTTCTCTCAGTACGTAATCTGCGTCGTTCTCATCCAAACATCGAAGGAAAGGTAGTGTGTACCCTCGCCGATACAGTACCCCATCAATCATCGTGTATCTTAAGGCTTGGGCTCTAACCTTCCGAGCTCGTAGCTTATCTGGTGGTAATACTCCGTCTCTGAGGTATGAAATTATCGGGTCCATCAACGAGcatttttgttctatccgCAGCACCCCCAAATTATGCTCGATGCTTGGGCTGGACTTCACTTCCAGAGGGAccgactttggcatttttgggtctGCTACTGCTGCCATCCTGGCCAAAATATCTACTCGACTATTCTGCTCCCTGGGGATTTATACCACCTCCGCTGCTTCAAATTTCCCCATCATCTGCCTGACTATCTTCAGGTATTGTTCCATCTTCTCGTCTCTTGGTTGAAATCTCTCACTGACTTGATTCGCGACCAGCTGGGAATCAATTCTGATCTTCACCCTATCTGCTTTCACGGCCTTAGCCAATTCCAATCCTGCTATCAAAGTTTCGTACTCTACCTGGTTATTTGTGGTTGCGAATTCTaactttacagcataagagatctcctcccCCTCTGGGCCTTCCAAGACAATTCCTACTCCTGATCCCTGCTCCCCTGATGACCCATCTACTGACATCTGCCATATTCGGGCTTCGTTGCTATCTGAGGCAACATCCCGCTGGTCCAAACATATTTCAGGTTCTGCGAACTCTGCTACAAAATCGGTCATTGCTTGCGCCTTTATCGCTGCTCGGGGTTTGTATTCTATGTCGAACTCGCTCAACTCTATGGCCCATTTGACGAGCCGACCAGAAGCGTCTGGCTTGTGCAAAGTTGACGCAATGGCTGGTTTGTTATTACCGAGATTAGAAATGCTTGAAAATATGACATTAGCTTCCGAGTAGCAATCATAAGGGCAAGTGCCCATTTTTCCAACAGTGGGTATCTGGTCTCAGCGTCGAGCAGggccttgctggtgtagtatatcggaTACTAAACCCCTTTTTCCTCTCTTACCAGAATAGAACTTATGGCCTGATCTGATACCGCCACATACAAAAATAGCTTGTCCCCATCTCTTAGCGTAGACAGCAGAGGTGCTTGCTGCAAGTACTGCTTCAAGTTCTGGAAGGCTTCCTCGCATTCTGGGGTCCActctgttttctttcccctccttatcacttgaaagaatggctgacacttatctgtagccttggatatgaatctgTTCAATGCTGCCAACCTCCCCGTGAGGCTCTGTATCTCCTTCAGGCTGCGAGGAGATCTCATTTGCACGATCGCTTGGATCTTCTCGGGGTTTGCTTTAATCCCCTTATGGCTTACCATGAATCCAAGGAATTTCCCTGACTCGACCCCAAAAGTACATTTTTCCGagttgagcttcatcttatacttcctcaaaagcCCGAATGTCTCCTCGAGGTGTCCGATATGTTCCTTCGGGATCTTGgacttggtgatcatgtcatccacatacacctccatggttttcCCAATCAACGGCTTAAAGACTTTGTTCACCAGCCTCTGATAGGTGGCCCCGGCATTTTTGAGACCAAATGGCATTACCATGTAACAGAATAAACCCTGGTTAGTGATAAAAGCAATGctctcctc encodes:
- the LOC102612612 gene encoding uncharacterized protein LOC102612612 is translated as MEKELQKLTINEGKGGNESNIELSSVISLRLLDLSDIDDFMVWASDDKVTRFCSFDSYTSKEDGINYIKNTVSRHPWYRAICVNNRPVGSISVTANSGNDKCRGELGYVLAADYWGKGIATKAVKMVANTIFDEWPHLERLEALVVVDNAGSQRVLEKAGFKREAVLRKYLILKGTTRDCVIFSLLSTDPRN
- the LOC102613222 gene encoding uncharacterized protein LOC102613222, producing the protein MEKELQKLTINEGKGGNESNIELSSVISLRLLDLSDIDDFMVWASDDKVTRFCSFDSYTSKEDGINYIKNTVSRHPWYRAICVNNRPVGSISVTANSGNDKCRGELGYVLAADYWGKGIATKAVKMVANTIFDEWPHLERLEALAVVDNVGSQRVLEKAGFTREAVLRKYRILKGTTRDRVIFSLLSTDPRN
- the LOC102612310 gene encoding uncharacterized protein LOC102612310, translating into MDPSRISLRPYNLSDVDDFLLWASDDRVTRYLRWDTITSREEALAYLEMVAIPHPWRRSICLDDRSIGYISIKPESGDDRCRAHIGYAVAAGYWGHGMATLALKMVVSKVFDEIPDLVRLHALVELENKASQRVLEKVGFVKEGLLRKYGFCKGEIRDMFVYSFLSTDKLL
- the LOC127903721 gene encoding uncharacterized protein LOC127903721: MSKGKEKVLEVDDDELNFLPSLLTDPAFDPGIPLEPIRSSVGTSARKMSPQTTSSSGNSDEEGFSGSKNTQSEGRGDDSDEVSPSGASPPEGRSTVGGKKDTPSRPPRGYVTLFLESFRHGLKCCQSEPTVDEVKHLYQPKSIPKDAGWYYFQSSTKTRKPITNLPTGGGGNWKKKFFFAGGPWGQVAQVDRQDFRVPPRFVVPGSWGVHFPLQPDQLKRVEAVLANSCPSRELITVYNLLESRLVLPGHKMEDAVIGALNRKRSRPQTTKRDHNKDAPSAKRANIV
- the LOC127901942 gene encoding uncharacterized protein LOC127901942, with the translated sequence MQYSAFHLNYMTTYYKAKVGRYDRKMKEDIQSATTRADVAEKKVGELYVENLKLIGQESLAQAKAITLEEELTKVKEDLQRQKAMYEARLESLRGSHRAQVENLEREADNQYNQGLRHSYRCIMAVLGKQHPDMKIDDLAAGVAQHMDEEAAKEDAEEVESIVIDEENSPPRAVPTNVGETSTPADVGEASTPPDATGDTPPAPEEV